One segment of Proteus appendicitidis DNA contains the following:
- the pncA gene encoding bifunctional nicotinamidase/pyrazinamidase: MKNSALLLVDIQNDFCTGGALAVNESDIVIQTANQLIYSFNQSKNPIIASLDWHPADHLSFAENSGTVVGEIGTLNGLPQVWWPVHCVQNSYGAAFHPELNQALINHIIYKGQNHLIDSYSAFFDNDHEYQTGLHTLLQTLNIKHLYILGIATDYCVKFTVLDALLLGYQVSVVTDGCRGVNIQDDDSEKALEEMRAKGAALIDSAHWLNRNNQ, from the coding sequence GTGAAAAATTCTGCACTGTTATTGGTTGATATACAAAACGATTTTTGTACAGGTGGTGCATTAGCTGTTAATGAAAGCGACATAGTTATACAAACAGCCAACCAACTTATTTATAGTTTCAATCAATCTAAAAATCCGATTATTGCCAGCTTAGACTGGCATCCAGCCGATCATCTTAGCTTTGCTGAAAATTCAGGCACTGTTGTGGGAGAGATCGGCACACTAAATGGCTTACCACAAGTTTGGTGGCCAGTACATTGTGTACAAAATTCTTATGGCGCTGCATTTCATCCAGAATTAAATCAAGCACTCATTAATCATATTATTTACAAAGGGCAAAACCACCTTATTGATAGTTATAGTGCTTTTTTTGATAACGACCACGAATACCAAACAGGCTTGCATACACTTTTACAAACATTAAATATAAAACATCTTTATATTTTAGGAATTGCTACAGATTACTGTGTCAAATTTACAGTGCTAGATGCATTGTTATTAGGATATCAGGTTTCAGTTGTTACAGACGGTTGTCGCGGTGTCAATATTCAAGATGACGATAGCGAAAAAGCATTAGAAGAAATGAGAGCAAAAGGCGCAGCGTTAATTGATTCAGCACATTGGCTTAATCGTAACAATCAATAG